From [Clostridium] symbiosum, a single genomic window includes:
- a CDS encoding DinB family protein, whose protein sequence is MVDIENDYNTRLDELRRRIKSPRNFQSAMELALEIHAMTHTGEVSSSSVPTFCDELLDGLEDEDYSIMPTEKDETIAWHLWHIARIEDLVGNLLIAERPQIFNDEWMERLNISVKDTGNAMTDDEIIGFSKQVKKQELINYRNAVGRQTRELLKALTPGDLKRKPSDESLARLVSEGGLLEVKKSIWLKKFWGSYTVTGLILLPLTHHHMIHLPDSVRIKEFVEKSRSGTL, encoded by the coding sequence ATGGTTGATATAGAGAACGATTACAATACTAGATTAGATGAATTGCGGAGGCGAATCAAGTCTCCCAGGAATTTTCAATCTGCGATGGAACTGGCGCTTGAAATCCATGCAATGACTCACACCGGCGAGGTTTCTTCCAGTTCTGTACCTACGTTTTGTGACGAATTATTGGATGGACTGGAGGACGAGGATTACAGCATCATGCCTACCGAAAAGGATGAAACCATTGCGTGGCATTTATGGCATATCGCAAGAATCGAAGACCTGGTGGGTAACCTTCTGATTGCAGAAAGGCCGCAGATATTTAATGATGAATGGATGGAACGGCTGAACATTTCCGTAAAGGACACTGGGAATGCCATGACGGATGATGAAATTATCGGCTTTAGTAAACAGGTAAAAAAGCAGGAGTTAATCAATTACCGGAACGCAGTAGGGCGTCAGACCCGAGAACTTTTAAAAGCATTGACGCCCGGTGATCTGAAACGGAAACCTTCTGACGAGTCTTTGGCACGACTGGTCAGTGAGGGTGGTCTGCTGGAGGTGAAAAAATCCATATGGCTTAAGAAGTTTTGGGGGAGTTATACCGTTACGGGACTCATTCTTCTGCCATTGACACATCATCATATGATTCATTTACCGGACAGTGTGAGGATTAAGGAATTTGTTGAAAAATCACGCAGTGGAACTCTATGA
- a CDS encoding ASCH domain-containing protein: protein MTEKEMWAAYIQENPSYKEQCYEAWCYGSKTPDLLAELTASGTKTATASAYPFYEYEKCELPKVGEHNVILRTNGEAVCVTKTTRVSVVPFMQVSAEHAYKEGEGDRSLTYWRTVHAQAFADELAEIHMNFSEDMLVVCQEFQVVFLPIGR, encoded by the coding sequence ATGACTGAAAAAGAAATGTGGGCAGCCTATATTCAGGAAAACCCATCTTACAAGGAACAATGTTATGAAGCGTGGTGCTATGGCAGCAAAACACCGGATTTACTGGCAGAATTGACGGCATCGGGAACGAAAACGGCTACTGCATCTGCCTATCCATTTTATGAATATGAAAAATGCGAATTGCCCAAAGTGGGAGAGCACAATGTCATACTGCGTACCAATGGGGAAGCTGTGTGTGTCACAAAGACGACCCGCGTTTCTGTAGTGCCTTTTATGCAGGTGAGTGCGGAACATGCCTATAAGGAGGGAGAAGGAGATAGGAGCTTAACATACTGGAGAACGGTTCACGCGCAGGCATTCGCGGATGAACTGGCAGAGATCCATATGAATTTTTCAGAAGATATGCTTGTTGTCTGCCAAGAATTTCAAGTGGTTTTTCTACCCATTGGCAGGTAA
- a CDS encoding DUF3795 domain-containing protein produces MELAYCGLKCDECPIYTASVSKNTAEQIRLAKEYSTDDYQFSKEDMVCFGCHTEFTSKKMCGDCEIRKCGVEKACKNCAECTEFPCSLLEEQLGDSSDGLNRLK; encoded by the coding sequence ATGGAATTAGCATATTGCGGTTTAAAATGCGACGAATGTCCTATTTATACTGCCTCTGTCAGCAAAAATACAGCAGAACAAATCAGACTGGCAAAAGAGTATTCGACGGATGATTATCAATTTTCAAAAGAAGATATGGTTTGTTTCGGCTGTCATACTGAGTTTACATCTAAAAAAATGTGCGGGGACTGCGAAATAAGAAAATGCGGTGTTGAGAAAGCCTGTAAAAATTGTGCGGAGTGTACGGAGTTTCCCTGTTCGTTACTTGAAGAACAGCTGGGGGACAGTTCTGATGGTCTGAACCGATTAAAGTAG